In one window of Clavelina lepadiformis chromosome 4, kaClaLepa1.1, whole genome shotgun sequence DNA:
- the LOC143451947 gene encoding mediator of RNA polymerase II transcription subunit 14-like: protein MQNTSSNDVNFVTLPNSSMMKPLSGLPLTGSVSLSTLTDYVVHKTYHDITVMADLLPSKTDVERKIAVSQFSASTHRLFLRLLCLVKWASSVGKVSKCSDISYFLDQQAVLFVETADKLHALANQVVVQARLPNFSIPSAVDVLTTGSFPRLPSCIRDRIISPDPIQPKEKKATLKRIEQIILYRLAVEVIPPQIMQLTVEDGIVTLLVPNEFKTYLTLMGDGHEVPWRLLKLEILVEDLDIGGGKPLVHNSQINYVHELVQSRLLACVEPLCDLYNVLHTFCLSLQLEVLQAQATRLLNMSWGKFIHIDEYLPGQRMTISYWRINPYVVRKSPMLITICLSLSDPSRPLQVLHTPNLTLDDANLSSSCSHVKHLCLEKLIQKSACVRSFSILTGIKKMLRKHFKKDLAHFSVEAIGRHCILFVPLLETSKLSHCLRITVDPQTGVVIPLVEGVDDKILEKMENEINVTPILLIKWTAVLRDCLISQLYKQSLQLLRISCTTIFPPGESNKNQLLVKIPQFPSFQVGVEMVSDRFACISCHYSILAEQCGTTTALYLKKTYAEFQSKARYAWQQKSLNSCMGEDELIQAVSICETHVPFVLLLESLSKVGVEVQGLQDEDGDLGFGCKIFSLPEVPGVGPEIDTLLQDCLLLCSFQFQAQSSKSWTVELIMKNILAGSQFASLLKQRNSTIHVHLTYKITPFSVCGDSNYDVVNSFLDDWNNIGRLFGSVYYYLEQLKHPECYLGKLTQIQSYDFNSITIMYGKALGFFVTISCTKEKKFFLSFGRVGGGISSNAHAYTKHFLTEMFNANPDISKLVHVLIDTCAPLQSLSRLPPFPALGIGSRLSTADNLQQVFAVVPHTVSQFRVCFQGLYFIEIHCVGNGKICVRDSSVSQFNYAKVKSPLAPIPGLATFLLSYKNKSHQKEGPLSPVLPLCDTMSMSSTNFVSLFSHSLDVLCTSPGKIVQGQFLPCILEHFLCTSNVFRHVDKYVSSSEGLSKASISQSTGDTVKSSATCSFIAKTLHFLCRRHPQQLHKLLLKVQPVSNTGVHALENWNAEDLQVLEKYFELRVISSPSRLNAIRSFFNIITAPSAVLKDLIQLMRLELTRGRSVGVIPNWFINLCLTSSPRGSISVHGMSCVLIKDKILIFVQFTQNLQQSFSSAISAPTIVVPLLHDPAKTMVSVLPNTLSGNSSSSQQLKHIDTLLTAFDDMRQKSPGEITFFVAVRYLTENLTLSS from the exons ATGCAAAATACTTCATCCAATGACGTAAACTTTGTTACATTACCCAACAGTTCAATGATGAAGCCTCTCTCTGGATTACCATTAACTGGATCAGTATCTCTTTCAACCTTAACTGATTATGTAGTGCACAAAACATACCATGACATTACTGTTATGGCTGATTTGTTACCAAGTAAGACAGATGTGGAGAGGAAAATTGCAGTTTCTCAATTTTCTGCTTCTACTCACCGACTTTTTCTGCGACTTTTATGCCTTGTGAAGTGGGCTAGCTCTGTAGGAAAAGTATCCAAATGTAGTGACATCTCATATTTTTTGGATCAGCAG GCTGTCTTGTTTGTTGAAACCGCTGACAAACTTCATGCGCTGGCCAATCAAGTTGTTGTGCAAGCTCGTCTTCCAAATTTTTCCATACCTTCTGCAGTTGATGTTCTTACTACTGGATCATTTCCTCGTCTTCCAAGCTGCATTCGTGATCGAATAATATCTCCAGATCCCATTCaaccaaaagaaaaaaaagcaaCTTTGAAAAGGATTGAACAGATTATTTTGTATCGCTTGGCAGTTGAGGTTATTCCTCCACAAATTATGCAACTGACGGTGGAGGATGGCATTGTAACTCTGTTGGTGCCAAATGAGTTTAAAACTTATCTCACTCTCATGGGTGATGGACATGAGGTTCCATGGCGTCTcttaaaacttgaaattttagTTGAGGATTTAGACATTGGTGGTGGGAAACCATTAGTTCACAATTCACAAATTAATTATGTTCATGAACTTGTACAATCAAGACTGCTAGCATGTGTAGAACCACTTTGCGATCTCTACAATGTTCTTCATACATTTTGCTTGTCACTGCAACTTGAAGTATTACAAGCCCAAGCAACCAGACTTCTGAATATGAGCTGGGGTAAATTCATTCATATTGATGAATACCTTCCTGGTCAGAGGATGACCATTTCCTACTGGAGAATTAATCCATACGTAGTGAGAAAGTCACCCATGTTAATCACCATCTGTCTTTCACTGAGTGACCCGTCCAGGCCACTGCAG GTTCTTCACACACCAAATTTGACTTTGGACGATGCAAATTTATCCTCTTCTTGTTCCCATGTTAAGCACTTATGCTTGGAAAAGCTTATTCAAAAATCAGCTTGTGTGCGATCTTTCAGTATACTCACTGGTATTAAAAAAATGCTGCGTAAACATTTCAA AAAAGATCTTGCCCATTTCTCAGTTGAAGCAATTGGAAGACactgtattttgtttgtacCATTACTGGAGACATCAAAACTATCACATTGTCTCAGGATTACTGTAGATCCTCAAACTGGTGTGGTTATTCCCTTAGTTGAAGGTGTAGATGACAAAATTCTGGAAAAG ATGGAGAATGAAATTAATGTCACTCCGATTTTGCTGATTAAGTGGACTGCTGTTTTGAGAGACTGTTTAATCTCACAGCTTTATAAGCAGTCATTGCAACTTCTACGAATTTCATGCACAACTATATTTCCTCCTGGTGAATCTA ATAAAAACCAGCTTCTTGTAAAAATTCCACAATTTCCTTCATTTCAAGTGGGCGTAGAAATGGTTTCAGATCGCTTCGCCTGTATTAGTTGTCATTACTCCATTTTGGCAGAGCAATGTGGTACAACTACTGCATTGTATTTGAAGAAAACCTATGCTGAATTCCAAAGTAAAGCCAG GTACGCTTGGCAACAGAAGTCACTAAACAGCTGTATGGGAGAAGACGAGCTGATTCAAGCTGTTAGTATTTGTGAAACACACGTtccttttgtacttttattggAAAGCTTGTCAAAGGTGGGAGTTGAAGTCCAAGGGCTTCAAGATGAAGATGGTGACCTTGGCTTTGGCTGCAAGATTTTTTCTCTTCCGGAAGTACCAGGTGTTGGGCCAGAAATTGATACACTTCTACAAGACTGTCTTTTGTTGTGCTCTTTCCAATTTCAGGCTCAGTCAAGTAAAAGCTGGACGGTTGAATTAATTATGAAGAATATTTTAGCTGGTAGTCAGTTTGCTTCACTGCTGAAGCAAAGAAATTCCACCATACATGTTCATCTTACTTACAAGATCACCCCATTTTCAGTATGTGGGGATTCAAACTATGATGTGGTGAATTCGTTTTTAGATGATTGGAATAATATAGGCCGATTATTTGGATCTGTTTATTACTATCTAGAGCAGCTTAAACATCCAGAATGTTATTTAGGAAAACTTACTCAAATTCAATCCTATGATTTTAATTCAATTACTATTATGTACGGCAAGGCTCTGGGATTTTTTGTGACCATTTCCTGcacaaaagaaaagaaattcttTCTCAGTTTTGGTCGAGTTGGTGGTGGCATTAGTAGCAATGCACATGCATACACTAAGCACTTTCTCACTGAGATGTTCAATGCCAATCCAGACATCTCTAAACTCGTGCATGTACTAATTGACACTTGCGCACCATTGCAGTCACTCAGTCGGCTGCCACCATTTCCAGCATTGGGAATTGGTAGTAGGTTGTCAACCGCTGACAACttgcaacaagtttttgcTGTTGTACCCCATACTGTTTCCCAGTTTCGGGTGTGTTTTCAAGGTTTATATTTCATTGAGATACACTGTGTCGGAAATGGCAAAATATGTGTGCGTGATTCATCAGTTTCACAGTTCAATTATGCTAAAGTTAAATCTCCTTTAGCCCCAATTCCAGGATTAGCTACCTTCCTCCTCAGCTATAAGAACAAAAGTCATCAAAAGGAGGGTCCACTTTCACCTGTTTTGCCACTATGTGACACCATGTCAATGTCATCAACCAACTTTGTCAGCCTCTTTAGCCATAGCTTGGATGTTTTATGCACATCTCCTGGCAAGATTGTGCAAGGGCAGTTTCTTCCATGTATATTAGAACACTTTTTGTGTACCTCTAATGTTTTTCGACATGTTGACAAGTATGTGTCTTCAAGTGAAGGTCTTTCTAAAGCATCTATTTCACAGTCAACTGGAGACACTGTTAAAAGTTCTGCGACATGTTctttcattgcaaaaactttgcattttttatgcaGACGTCATCCTCAACAATTGCACAAGTTATTACTCAAAGTTCAACCCGTGTCTAATACCGGAGTTCATGCTTTGGAAAATTGGAATGCAGAAGATCTACAGgttttagaaaaatattttgagttGAGAGTTATTTCTTCACCTAGTCGCCTTAATGCCATCAGGTCCTTTTTCAATATTATCACAGCTCCGTCAGCTGTTCTTAAGGACTTAATACAGCTTATGCGGCTGGAATTGACCAGAGGAAGAAGCGTTGGGGTAATCCCCAATTGGTTTATCAACTTGTGTCTGACATCTTCTCCCAGAGGTTCTATATCAGTGCATGGCATGTCATGTGTATTAATTAAGGATAAAATCCTCATTTTTGTGCAGTTCACACAAAATCTTCAACAGTCGTTTTCGTCTGCAATATCTGCCCCAACAATTGTAGTACCACTTCTCCATGATCCTGCTAAAACAATGGTATCAGTCCTGCCTAACACATTAAGTGGTAACTCAAGTAGCAGTCAACAATTGAAACATATTGACACTTTGCTTACTGCTTTTGATGATATGCGACAAAAATCCCCTGGTGAAATAACCTTTTTTGTTGCTGTCCGGTATCTTACAGAGAACCTTACATTATCTTCGTAG